A genome region from Numida meleagris isolate 19003 breed g44 Domestic line chromosome 14, NumMel1.0, whole genome shotgun sequence includes the following:
- the ZNRF3 gene encoding E3 ubiquitin-protein ligase ZNRF3 — MHPLGLCNSNDEEDLYEYGWVGVVKLEQPELEPKPCLTVLGKAKRAVQRGATAVIFDVSENPDAIDQLNQGLEDPLKRPVVYVKGADAVKLMNIVNKQKVARARIQHRPPRQPTEYFDMGIFLAFFVVVSLVCLILLVKIKLKQRRSQNSMNRLAVQALEKMETRKFKSKSKGHREGSCGALDTLSSSSTSDCAICLEKYIDGEELRVIPCTHRFHKKCVDPWLLQHHTCPHCRHNIIEQKKGSTGAVCLESINSARSRQQRVILPVHYPGRVHRANQITAYPTRTSMDPHGNPITVLTVERHGEQSLYQAQSAAYIRSYQPIHLDHALNTHHCSLEHRAYSPAHNFRRPKFGGRNFSKAACFSQYETMYQHYYFQGLSYPEQDGQPSTGISSKGPSRAFQPGSSVLFPPVVHVVPSSRLESGSTSSFSCYHGHRSVCSGYLADCPGSDSSSSSSGQCHCSSSDSMVDCTEVSNQGVYGSCSTFRSSLSSDYDPYIYRSKSPCRAGEAGGTNKGAIVLLEDPHQDELPAHGHSLVSADCRPVPASSSGDQLSNCSMDMNYSSNSSLEHRDPNGTTSEGGPEATPGAALDVKMNWKNPEITGPLMEQACACCFELQHSTLEPRNGTADCSALFLSSPLWGACGPGIEPQSGSTQGLYSIKSDHLHRTDRVKYEGLPCCFYEEKQVACSSNSGSGGGGCYTEDYAVNVQYTLPDDTLPSCYKGVHDLGQRIPIIPEDRDCELILPTECQGTHTGGCSSWDGTSELDAYLHCQGIGEVQDEREVCYEATSFLRQNCSQEEETRMLFPSSTPNSQKLTATTQVTGAGSHPLERSHTGD, encoded by the exons GCAAAAAGAGCAGTGCAGCGAGGAGCCACAGCGGTCATCTTTGATGTTTCTGAAAACCCAGATGCCATTGATCAG CTGAACCAGGGCTTGGAAGACCCTCTGAAGAGACCAGTGGTGTATGTGAAGGGTGCTGATGCTGTCAAGCTAATGAACATAGTTAACAAGCAGAAAGTGGCACGAGCAAGGATTCAGCATCGCCCCCCACGG CAACCCACCGAGTACTTTGATATGGGAATTTTCCTGGCCTTCTTTGTGGTTGTGTCTCTTGTTTGCCTCATTCTTCTTGTCAAGATCAAACTGAAACAACGACGTAGTCAG AATTCCATGAACAGGCTTGCAGTGcaagcactggaaaaaatggAGACCAGGAAGTTTAAGTCCAAGAGCAAGGGACACCGGGAAGGTAGCTGCGGTGCACTGGATACACTCAGTAGCAGCTCTACCTCTGACTGTGCCATCTGCTTGGAGAAGTACATTGACGGGGAG GAGCTGCGTGTCATTCCCTGCACCCACCGATTTCACAAGAAATGCGTGGATCCTTGGTTACTGCAGCATCACACCTGCCCTCACTGCCGCCATAACATCATTG AACAGAAGAAGGGAAGCACAGGTGCAGTCTGCCTGGAATCCATCAACTCAGCACGCAGCCGGCAGCAGAGGGTGATTCTGCCTGTCCATTACCCAGGCCGAGTGCACAGAGCAAACCAGATAACAGCCTATCCTACACGGACAAGCATGGACCCTCATGGAAATCCTATCACAGTACTTACAGTTGAGCGACATGGTGAACAGAGCCTCTACCAAGCCCAGTCTGCAGCCTATATCCGAAGTTATCAGCCTATTCATTTAGACCATGCTTTAAACACACACCACTGTAGCCTGGAGCATAGGGCTTATTCTCCAGCTCACAACTTCCGACGACCCAAGTTTGGAGGACGAAACTTTTCTAAAGCAGCGTGCTTTTCCCAATATGAGACCATGTATCAGCACTACTACTTCCAAGGCCTTAGTTACCCTGAGCAAGATGGACAGCCTTCAACTGGCATTTCCTCAAAGGGTCCTTCCCGTGCCTTTCAGCCTGGTAGCAGTGTGCTTTTCCCTCCTGTGGTACACGTAGTGCCCTCGTCTCGCTTGGAGAGTGGCAGTACCTCCAGCTTTAGCTGCTATCACGGTCATCGTTCAGTGTGCAGTGGATATTTAGCTGACTGCCCTGggagtgacagcagcagcagcagttctggtCAGTGCCACTGCTCCTCTAGCGATTCCATGGTTGACTGCACTGAGGTCAGCAACCAAGGTGTTTATGGGAGTTGCTCCACCTTCCGCAGCTCTTTGAGCAGTGACTATGACCCATACATCTACCGCAGTAAAAGCCCTTGCCGAGCGGGTGAGGCTGGTGGTACAAACAAGGGTGCAATTGTTCTCTTGGAGGACCCCCATCAGGATGAGCTTCCAGCTCACGGTCACAGTCTGGTGAGTGCTGACTGCCGGCCTGTGCCAGCTTCTTCCTCAGGGGACCAACTGTCTAATTGCAGCATGGATATGAACTATAGCAGTAATTCCTCACTAGAGCACAGGGATCCAAATGGCACTACCTCAGAGGGAGGACCTGAGGCCACTCCTGGTGCTGCCTTGGATGTTAAAATGAACTGGAAGAATCCAGAGATAACAGGGCCGCTTATGGAGCAAGCATGCGCGTGCTGctttgaactccagcactcTACCCTGGAGCCTAGAAATGGGACAGCTGACTGCAGTGCACTCTTCCTCAGCTCTCCGCTGTGGGGGGCATGTGGCCCAGGGATTGAACCACAGTCAGGGAGCACCCAGGGTTTGTACAGTATTAAATCAGACCACTTGCATAGGACAGATAGGGTTAAATACGAAGGGTTGCCATGCTGCTTCTATGAAGAGAAGCAGGTAGCCTGTAGTAGCAACAGCGGCAGTGGAGGTGGTGGCTGCTATACAGAAGACTATGCAGTGAATGTGCAGTACACGCTTCCCGATGACACCTTGCCAAGCTGTTATAAGGGTGTACATGATCTGGGTCAACGCATTCCCATCATTCCTGAAGACAGAGACTGTGAGCTAATTCTACCTACAGAGTGCCAAGGGACCCACACAGGTGGCTGTAGTTCCTGGGATGGAACATCTGAGCTAGATGCTTACCTGCACTGCCAAGGTATAGGAGAGGTACAGGACGAGAGGGAGGTGTGCTATGAGGCAACATCTTTCCTACGTCAGAACTGCTCTCAGGAAGAGGAAACCAGAATGCTCTTTCCTAGTTCCACTCCAAACTCCCAGAAGCTGACAGCGACCACGCAAGTCACAG GTGCTGGATCTCATCCCTTGGAGAGAAGCCACACTGGTGACTAG